The Pan troglodytes isolate AG18354 chromosome 8, NHGRI_mPanTro3-v2.0_pri, whole genome shotgun sequence genome window below encodes:
- the SFXN3 gene encoding sideroflexin-3 isoform X4, which yields MGELPLDINIQEPRWDQSTFLGRARHFFTVTDPRNLLLSGAQLEASRNIVQNYRAGVVTPGITEDQLWRAKYVYDSAFHPDTGEKVVLIGRMSAQGSKDEGHCRRGRSECLCSLRKTPTVVFWQWVNQSFNAIVNYSNRSGDTPITVRQLGTAYVSATTGAVATALGLKSLTKHLPPLVGRFVPFAAVAAANCINIPLMRQRELQVGIPVADEAGQRLGYSVTAAKQGIFQVVISRICMAIPAMAIPPLIMDTLEKKDFLKRRPWLGAPLQVGLVGFCLVFATPLCCALFPQKSSIHMSKLEPELRAQIHEQNPSVEVVYYNKGL from the exons ATGGGTGAATTGCCTTTAGACATCAACATCCAGGAACCTCGCTGGGACCAAAGTACTTTCCTGGGCAGAGCCCGGCACTTTTTCACTGTTACTGATCCTCGAAATCTGCTGCTGTCCGGGGCACAGCTGGAAGCTTCTCGGAACATCGTGCAGAACTACAG GGCCGGCGTGGTGACCCCAGGGATCACCGAGGACCAGCTGTGGAGGGCCAAGTATGTGTATGACTCTGCCTTCCATCCGGACACAGGGGAGAAGGTGGTCCTGATTGGCCGCATGTCAGCCCAG GGGTCTAAAGATGAGGGCCACTGTAGACGGGGCAGAAGTGAGTGTCTTTGTTCCCTCAGGAAGACCCCAACCGTGGTGTTCTGGCAGTGGGTGAATCAGTCCTTCAATGCCATTGTTAACTACTCCAACCGCAGTGGTGACACTCCCATCACTGTGAG GCAGCTGGGGACAGCCTATGTGAGTGCCACCACTGGAGCTGTGGCCACAGCCCTGGGACTCAAATCCCTCACCAAG CACCTGCCCCCCTTGGTCGGCAGATTTGTGCCCTTTGCAGCAGTGGCAGCTGCCAACTGCATCAACATCCCCCTGATGAGGCAGAG AGAGCTGCAGGTGGGCATCCCGGTGGCTGACGAGGCAGGTCAGAGGCTTGGCTACTCGGTGACTGCAGCCAAGCAGGGAATCTTCCAGGTGGTGATTTCAAGAATCTGCATGGCGATTCCTGCCATGG CCATCCCCCCACTGATCATGGACACTCTGGAGAAGAAAGACTTCCTGAAG CGCCGCCCCTGGCTGGGGGCACCCCTGCAGGTGGGACTGGTGGGCTTCTG CCTGGTATTTGCAACCCCCCTGTGCTGTGCCCTATTCCCCCAGAAGAG CTCCATACACATGAGCAAGCTGGAACCAGAGCTGAGAGCTCAGATCCATGAGCAAAACCCCAGCGTTGAAGTGGTCTACTACAACAAGGGGCTTTGA
- the SFXN3 gene encoding sideroflexin-3 isoform X3 has translation MESKMGELPLDINIQEPRWDQSTFLGRARHFFTVTDPRNLLLSGAQLEASRNIVQNYRAGVVTPGITEDQLWRAKYVYDSAFHPDTGEKVVLIGRMSAQVPMNMTITGCMLTFYRKTPTVVFWQWVNQSFNAIVNYSNRSGDTPITVRQLGTAYVSATTGAVATALGLKSLTKHLPPLVGRFVPFAAVAAANCINIPLMRQRELQVGIPVADEAGQRLGYSVTAAKQGIFQVVISRICMAIPAMAIPPLIMDTLEKKDFLKRRPWLGAPLQVGLVGFCLVFATPLCCALFPQKSSIHMSKLEPELRAQIHEQNPSVEVVYYNKGL, from the exons ATGGAAAGC AAAATGGGTGAATTGCCTTTAGACATCAACATCCAGGAACCTCGCTGGGACCAAAGTACTTTCCTGGGCAGAGCCCGGCACTTTTTCACTGTTACTGATCCTCGAAATCTGCTGCTGTCCGGGGCACAGCTGGAAGCTTCTCGGAACATCGTGCAGAACTACAG GGCCGGCGTGGTGACCCCAGGGATCACCGAGGACCAGCTGTGGAGGGCCAAGTATGTGTATGACTCTGCCTTCCATCCGGACACAGGGGAGAAGGTGGTCCTGATTGGCCGCATGTCAGCCCAGGTGCCCATGAACATGACCATCACTGGCTGCATGCTCACATTCTACAG GAAGACCCCAACCGTGGTGTTCTGGCAGTGGGTGAATCAGTCCTTCAATGCCATTGTTAACTACTCCAACCGCAGTGGTGACACTCCCATCACTGTGAG GCAGCTGGGGACAGCCTATGTGAGTGCCACCACTGGAGCTGTGGCCACAGCCCTGGGACTCAAATCCCTCACCAAG CACCTGCCCCCCTTGGTCGGCAGATTTGTGCCCTTTGCAGCAGTGGCAGCTGCCAACTGCATCAACATCCCCCTGATGAGGCAGAG AGAGCTGCAGGTGGGCATCCCGGTGGCTGACGAGGCAGGTCAGAGGCTTGGCTACTCGGTGACTGCAGCCAAGCAGGGAATCTTCCAGGTGGTGATTTCAAGAATCTGCATGGCGATTCCTGCCATGG CCATCCCCCCACTGATCATGGACACTCTGGAGAAGAAAGACTTCCTGAAG CGCCGCCCCTGGCTGGGGGCACCCCTGCAGGTGGGACTGGTGGGCTTCTG CCTGGTATTTGCAACCCCCCTGTGCTGTGCCCTATTCCCCCAGAAGAG CTCCATACACATGAGCAAGCTGGAACCAGAGCTGAGAGCTCAGATCCATGAGCAAAACCCCAGCGTTGAAGTGGTCTACTACAACAAGGGGCTTTGA
- the SFXN3 gene encoding sideroflexin-3 isoform X1 — protein sequence MESKMGELPLDINIQEPRWDQSTFLGRARHFFTVTDPRNLLLSGAQLEASRNIVQNYRAGVVTPGITEDQLWRAKYVYDSAFHPDTGEKVVLIGRMSAQGSKDEGHCRRGRSECLCSLRKTPTVVFWQWVNQSFNAIVNYSNRSGDTPITVRQLGTAYVSATTGAVATALGLKSLTKHLPPLVGRFVPFAAVAAANCINIPLMRQRELQVGIPVADEAGQRLGYSVTAAKQGIFQVVISRICMAIPAMAIPPLIMDTLEKKDFLKRRPWLGAPLQVGLVGFCLVFATPLCCALFPQKSSIHMSKLEPELRAQIHEQNPSVEVVYYNKGL from the exons ATGGAAAGC AAAATGGGTGAATTGCCTTTAGACATCAACATCCAGGAACCTCGCTGGGACCAAAGTACTTTCCTGGGCAGAGCCCGGCACTTTTTCACTGTTACTGATCCTCGAAATCTGCTGCTGTCCGGGGCACAGCTGGAAGCTTCTCGGAACATCGTGCAGAACTACAG GGCCGGCGTGGTGACCCCAGGGATCACCGAGGACCAGCTGTGGAGGGCCAAGTATGTGTATGACTCTGCCTTCCATCCGGACACAGGGGAGAAGGTGGTCCTGATTGGCCGCATGTCAGCCCAG GGGTCTAAAGATGAGGGCCACTGTAGACGGGGCAGAAGTGAGTGTCTTTGTTCCCTCAGGAAGACCCCAACCGTGGTGTTCTGGCAGTGGGTGAATCAGTCCTTCAATGCCATTGTTAACTACTCCAACCGCAGTGGTGACACTCCCATCACTGTGAG GCAGCTGGGGACAGCCTATGTGAGTGCCACCACTGGAGCTGTGGCCACAGCCCTGGGACTCAAATCCCTCACCAAG CACCTGCCCCCCTTGGTCGGCAGATTTGTGCCCTTTGCAGCAGTGGCAGCTGCCAACTGCATCAACATCCCCCTGATGAGGCAGAG AGAGCTGCAGGTGGGCATCCCGGTGGCTGACGAGGCAGGTCAGAGGCTTGGCTACTCGGTGACTGCAGCCAAGCAGGGAATCTTCCAGGTGGTGATTTCAAGAATCTGCATGGCGATTCCTGCCATGG CCATCCCCCCACTGATCATGGACACTCTGGAGAAGAAAGACTTCCTGAAG CGCCGCCCCTGGCTGGGGGCACCCCTGCAGGTGGGACTGGTGGGCTTCTG CCTGGTATTTGCAACCCCCCTGTGCTGTGCCCTATTCCCCCAGAAGAG CTCCATACACATGAGCAAGCTGGAACCAGAGCTGAGAGCTCAGATCCATGAGCAAAACCCCAGCGTTGAAGTGGTCTACTACAACAAGGGGCTTTGA
- the SFXN3 gene encoding sideroflexin-3 isoform X5: MGELPLDINIQEPRWDQSTFLGRARHFFTVTDPRNLLLSGAQLEASRNIVQNYRAGVVTPGITEDQLWRAKYVYDSAFHPDTGEKVVLIGRMSAQVPMNMTITGCMLTFYRKTPTVVFWQWVNQSFNAIVNYSNRSGDTPITVRQLGTAYVSATTGAVATALGLKSLTKHLPPLVGRFVPFAAVAAANCINIPLMRQRELQVGIPVADEAGQRLGYSVTAAKQGIFQVVISRICMAIPAMAIPPLIMDTLEKKDFLKRRPWLGAPLQVGLVGFCLVFATPLCCALFPQKSSIHMSKLEPELRAQIHEQNPSVEVVYYNKGL, from the exons ATGGGTGAATTGCCTTTAGACATCAACATCCAGGAACCTCGCTGGGACCAAAGTACTTTCCTGGGCAGAGCCCGGCACTTTTTCACTGTTACTGATCCTCGAAATCTGCTGCTGTCCGGGGCACAGCTGGAAGCTTCTCGGAACATCGTGCAGAACTACAG GGCCGGCGTGGTGACCCCAGGGATCACCGAGGACCAGCTGTGGAGGGCCAAGTATGTGTATGACTCTGCCTTCCATCCGGACACAGGGGAGAAGGTGGTCCTGATTGGCCGCATGTCAGCCCAGGTGCCCATGAACATGACCATCACTGGCTGCATGCTCACATTCTACAG GAAGACCCCAACCGTGGTGTTCTGGCAGTGGGTGAATCAGTCCTTCAATGCCATTGTTAACTACTCCAACCGCAGTGGTGACACTCCCATCACTGTGAG GCAGCTGGGGACAGCCTATGTGAGTGCCACCACTGGAGCTGTGGCCACAGCCCTGGGACTCAAATCCCTCACCAAG CACCTGCCCCCCTTGGTCGGCAGATTTGTGCCCTTTGCAGCAGTGGCAGCTGCCAACTGCATCAACATCCCCCTGATGAGGCAGAG AGAGCTGCAGGTGGGCATCCCGGTGGCTGACGAGGCAGGTCAGAGGCTTGGCTACTCGGTGACTGCAGCCAAGCAGGGAATCTTCCAGGTGGTGATTTCAAGAATCTGCATGGCGATTCCTGCCATGG CCATCCCCCCACTGATCATGGACACTCTGGAGAAGAAAGACTTCCTGAAG CGCCGCCCCTGGCTGGGGGCACCCCTGCAGGTGGGACTGGTGGGCTTCTG CCTGGTATTTGCAACCCCCCTGTGCTGTGCCCTATTCCCCCAGAAGAG CTCCATACACATGAGCAAGCTGGAACCAGAGCTGAGAGCTCAGATCCATGAGCAAAACCCCAGCGTTGAAGTGGTCTACTACAACAAGGGGCTTTGA
- the SFXN3 gene encoding sideroflexin-3 isoform X2: protein MESKMGELPLDINIQEPRWDQSTFLGRARHFFTVTDPRNLLLSGAQLEASRNIVQNYRAGVVTPGITEDQLWRAKYVYDSAFHPDTGEKVVLIGRMSAQVPMNMTITGCMLTFYRQTPTVVFWQWVNQSFNAIVNYSNRSGDTPITVRQLGTAYVSATTGAVATALGLKSLTKHLPPLVGRFVPFAAVAAANCINIPLMRQRELQVGIPVADEAGQRLGYSVTAAKQGIFQVVISRICMAIPAMAIPPLIMDTLEKKDFLKRRPWLGAPLQVGLVGFCLVFATPLCCALFPQKSSIHMSKLEPELRAQIHEQNPSVEVVYYNKGL, encoded by the exons ATGGAAAGC AAAATGGGTGAATTGCCTTTAGACATCAACATCCAGGAACCTCGCTGGGACCAAAGTACTTTCCTGGGCAGAGCCCGGCACTTTTTCACTGTTACTGATCCTCGAAATCTGCTGCTGTCCGGGGCACAGCTGGAAGCTTCTCGGAACATCGTGCAGAACTACAG GGCCGGCGTGGTGACCCCAGGGATCACCGAGGACCAGCTGTGGAGGGCCAAGTATGTGTATGACTCTGCCTTCCATCCGGACACAGGGGAGAAGGTGGTCCTGATTGGCCGCATGTCAGCCCAGGTGCCCATGAACATGACCATCACTGGCTGCATGCTCACATTCTACAGGCAG ACCCCAACCGTGGTGTTCTGGCAGTGGGTGAATCAGTCCTTCAATGCCATTGTTAACTACTCCAACCGCAGTGGTGACACTCCCATCACTGTGAG GCAGCTGGGGACAGCCTATGTGAGTGCCACCACTGGAGCTGTGGCCACAGCCCTGGGACTCAAATCCCTCACCAAG CACCTGCCCCCCTTGGTCGGCAGATTTGTGCCCTTTGCAGCAGTGGCAGCTGCCAACTGCATCAACATCCCCCTGATGAGGCAGAG AGAGCTGCAGGTGGGCATCCCGGTGGCTGACGAGGCAGGTCAGAGGCTTGGCTACTCGGTGACTGCAGCCAAGCAGGGAATCTTCCAGGTGGTGATTTCAAGAATCTGCATGGCGATTCCTGCCATGG CCATCCCCCCACTGATCATGGACACTCTGGAGAAGAAAGACTTCCTGAAG CGCCGCCCCTGGCTGGGGGCACCCCTGCAGGTGGGACTGGTGGGCTTCTG CCTGGTATTTGCAACCCCCCTGTGCTGTGCCCTATTCCCCCAGAAGAG CTCCATACACATGAGCAAGCTGGAACCAGAGCTGAGAGCTCAGATCCATGAGCAAAACCCCAGCGTTGAAGTGGTCTACTACAACAAGGGGCTTTGA